A single genomic interval of Litoreibacter ponti harbors:
- the mobB gene encoding molybdopterin-guanine dinucleotide biosynthesis protein B has translation MRVFGVTGWKNSGKTGLMERLVAEICGRGLTVSTLKHAHHTFDVDHPGKDSHRHRVAGASQVILSSRNRWALMSELRGADEPSLETLLGKLDPVDLVLIEGYKRESHDKIEAHRAATGQPLIAPGDPTIVAVASDSAPDAGVPVLHLDDTGAIADFILERVGL, from the coding sequence ATGAGAGTATTTGGCGTCACCGGCTGGAAGAATTCCGGCAAGACGGGATTGATGGAGCGGCTGGTGGCCGAGATCTGCGGGCGCGGGCTGACGGTCTCGACGCTGAAGCACGCGCACCACACCTTCGATGTCGACCACCCCGGCAAGGACAGCCACCGCCACCGGGTCGCAGGCGCATCTCAGGTGATCTTGTCGTCCCGCAACCGCTGGGCGCTGATGAGCGAGCTGCGCGGGGCCGATGAGCCGTCGCTCGAGACGCTTCTGGGCAAGCTCGACCCGGTCGATCTGGTGCTGATCGAAGGCTACAAGCGCGAAAGCCACGACAAAATCGAAGCCCATCGCGCGGCCACTGGACAGCCGCTGATCGCGCCGGGTGACCCAACCATTGTGGCCGTGGCCAGCGACAGCGCGCCGGACGCGGGCGTGCCGGTGCTGCATCTCGACGACACGGGCGCGATTGCCGATTTCATCCTGGAGCGCGTCGGGCTTTGA